atattaactcatatgTTTtaacgttagaataagaatatataatctctaaagcattagagattacataatcgccatgtcgaacgaagataaatgatgtagaacatcatgtagaacgatgattatactcgaggtacagaatgagatgttgaggcatagattgttgatggtatggGTGCTGCTACTAATGTACTGTTggtgcaggtgatgttgctgaagctggtatgttttgcaccatactttccaaggctacaactcgggcacgaaactcgttgacttattactccggaatgattgtcggtaggatcgagcgaataaataaagtttagaattttagatagattaTAATtggggcgagatactctggaagtgAGTGTGAaagtggtgtttcgaatgggttcgccggtaagtgcttcaagttcttcgccaagaggtgtattcggttggtggaagggatcgccttcttcgggtttccatcggttaagtcgtttacgaacccatcagatgaattggggatggctgattgtttgatacattctggtgacactgctttcagagcttaggtgaatatccatgtcggaatagctgtcggaataactatcggaatagctatcaaaatctgaggggctcgaactggtggagggattcatctcgtacgatcagatgaaggattttcgataagaaatagattataggatgtagattagtaccctgcaatacataatttacatatgcatatataatactaaaatcccataagttacggaggaatctacgaaagctggcaggcaaagtctacagtaacatatatgctaagatatgaattagcagatacactaagatataaattttgtctatacactatttatgcaatcattgcagtaagatgtgtctagaataagaatgataagcaggtaatttcctaaggatgataagcagatgattttcgacacgaaataataagcaaaacttttgacatgcagacacggtcaaagtccagactcactaatgcatcctatcaactatcagttagacacactaatgcaagacctggttcgctaagactaccactctgataccaactgaaaggacctgtcctaatccatctggacaaagtccatatcaattacaaacgactcacaataattgattacatcgcgaggtacttgacctctatatgatacattttacaaacattgcattcgtttttaaaagacaaacttgctttacatcgaaagttgacgacatgcataccgtttcataatatatccaactataattgacttaataataatcttgatgaactcgacgactcgaatgcaacgtcttttgaaatatgtcatgaatgactccaattaacacctctaatacgagcaaatacacagcggaagatttctttcaaacctgagaataaacatgctttcaagtgtcaaccaaaaggttggtgagttcattagtttaacataaataatcatttcataattttaatagaccacaagatttcatatttccatttctcataaacatacgtcccatacatagagacaaaaatcattcatatggattgaacacctggtaaccgacattcacaatatgcatataagaatatcccaatcattccgggatcctccttcggacatgatataaatttcgaattactaaagcatccggtactttggatgggacttgttgggcccgatagatctttctttagagttcgcgtcaattagggtgtatgttccccaattcttagattaccagacttaataaaaaggggcatattcgatttcgatcattcatccatataatgtagtttcaattacttgtgtccatttcgtaaaacatttataaaaattgcccatgtattctcagcccaaaaatataaagggtaaaaagaaaaatgaaactcacataatgtattttgtagtaaaaatacatatgacgacattgaacaagtatagggttggcctcggattcacgaacctatatcatttatatatattaacacattataatataaatcaactaagtttatatatattttgttagtttttaggtttaatattcttatatataacttcattaatacttataatacttataaaacgttatgatacttatttgatatttaattaaagtTACATCtataatattagttaaaaacaaaattttatgtaatattagtatactatatatatttttatataaatatcttttatttgtaaaattaataattcgtagtaatactagcttaaggataatgataatattgatagtaataatagtaataaaaatgataatttttctaaggatattgattttaataataataatgttgataataatgatattaataataattgtgatattaataatgttaatgatattaataataataataatacttttactaataatactagtaatgaaaataataatagtaataaatttcTACCTTAGAAGTATAAGCTTCCAAAAATAAAAAGGTCTCTGCcaagactcgaacccttgacctctcgctccctaacaacaccctaaaccatgctgccatttcggtttttttttttttactttaagcTCGTCTGACTTATTTATAAATCGAATTAACTGGTTCCCTTTTTACCTTCATCTTCATACAACCAATCTACCCAATACTAGATCACGACCCAAATGCCATTTACGGCCCAACAGGCTCAAACAATCACCACAGCCCagctttttaagaaaaaaaaatacataaacagTCGCCAACACCTagtttcgaacccgtgacctctagctCCCCAGACAACACTCTTAACCACTCGACCACCTTTGTTTTTCTGTCATATTCTCTGACTAAAAGTTATATAACCTGTATTTCTGTttaccttcatcttcatcatcatttatcatcaatcatcatcatccttactcgttatcattatcatacttatatcaacattatcataatcattatcatcatcatcatcctgagATCTCAACACCCATAATCTTCATCATAATGTACTCGTGATCTCCAGCTCAATGCTAACAGCCCAACTGCAACACTTAGACTATCTTGGCCCAATTGTGAAATAAAAGCCCAACCAAACTATTGTAGTCCAAATAAAAAAAAATCTCGTTGCTGTTGAGTTATTCACAGGTTGTTCGATGGAAAACTTGAAATACGGCAGccttaactaaaaaaaaaaaaaattacggtgACCCACCTTCTATCCAAGTCTTCCACTTTCTTTTACTAGCCAAGTGGGTTGTTTAATATAAGAGATGTCGGCCATAAAACTATAAATTGTCCCACCATTTTAATTGTTTATAAAGAAAGTTGATAACCatcaaataattataatacaatccAAATTATTAAAGTCATAAACTATAACCTGCTTCTCTCATATTTATATCATTACAATTCGAATAAGGAATATAATGATAGGTACCGTAGTAGTGACAGTAAGGTTGATCGATGATGATGTTGAAGGCAGTGGTATTCTAGTGGGTTTGGCTTATATACGATTAGAAGAaacaaaaaaaagaagaaaaaaaatattgtGGTTGAGGTGATTTCGGTTGTGGTGATTGAAATGGGTTTTGGTTTTGATATTGAAGATGTTAGTTTAAATGGGTGTCTTCAAATGGTAGAGGTATCAATCGAAGGTGATGGAAATGAAAGGGCGTAGTGGTGATGGAGGATTGTTTTAAGTTGGTTCTTGGATGAGGATGGTTTAAGATTTTTAGTGTGGTGGTTCAAATGAAAACAGAAAAATACTTCGGTCGGTTGTTATGGTGGTTTCGAAGAGATGGTGGTCAGATGGTGTTTAAACTTGTTGATAATGATATTTGATTGAAGATATTGGTGAGCTATGATGGGTTTCGGTGAGGTGGTTTGGACAAGATCAAAAGGAATGCGACAGTGGTTGTGTTGTTGATTGTTTCTTCAATTTATGTTTGTAAAGTAACATATAGCTGTTAATGGACTTAATACAGCTAATATGATTCAATCAACGTTTGTTTACTGGTTGGATTGGTACGACCCAAATAATCCTATCATAATAAAACAATCGATCTTAACAGCTTTTGTCTATTAATAAGACTAATGGGAATAATTCGTACCAAGTTGTAGATATAAAAAGATTTACAAAATAGTTTGATAAGGATGGTGAACTGTATACGTGATTTTCTTTATATTTAGGTATATACTCGCAATTGTATGTATATGCGTATTTAGCTGTACGTATGTATATGTATCAGTATTTGTACAAGTATAGATATCTGGTTATAAGCtgtatatttacatttattaataataattatattaatactaataataattacctaaataataataagatttataatattgataataatataaaaataaaaatatattaataataataataataaatataatactattagtaaaattaataattCAATAAGTTTAATAGTAATGaaacatgataacaataatatttttaataatgtgattaataacactacttataataatattaaaaatataattattaatttttaatattagtatcaataataataatgaagtaatgatattaatgttaACATAACATTTATATATAACTTGTAACTACATATACCATataaactttatatttatatattatttatttatactaataatatatctaacactgattttgatgataatgataataaaaatattaatattattgatggtactaataattattatattttgttttattttatatagttaattctaatataatatatttcgaatttttatttatatatatacatatatttaaatatatacgtatctatttacaagtaatggttcgtgaatcgccgagagcagtcgaaggtcaattgaatatataaacatatttccaaaattttcgagactcaacatcacatacttttcttatcatgtcgaaatcatataaagattaggtttaagtttggtcgaaaattcccgggtcatcacaacgatGGTGTGATTTGCTGATAATAATTTATCTCCAAAATTGCAATACTGCTTTGGTTCATGTCCTAATTCCCATGGCTATTCCATTGCAAGAACATCATAGGCTTTTGCCATCTCAATTTTTGGCAGGCTATCATGTGCTCGAGGAATTAGAACTGCACGGTCTACGTGATGCAGCTGCATCAGTAAACAAATTTGCACACATCTATACAACAAACAATACAAAGTAATTACATAAGTGCATGTGTGTGCAAATTCATACCGCCGGTATTTTAATAGAAAACATGAGAAAAAGAAAGCAATTTTCGAAAACAAAAGTTAGCATAATTCAACAAAATCAAGTAATTCAGGTGCCAATGATTTTTTACTTTATTTCTAGTTTAAATTGTATTGAATTAGTGGATCAGAAACTAAACACAAACCACCTGAGATGAATCCAAGGACAACAAACAAAATTTCAAGATTGTAATATGCTTAAATCACCTTTTAATGATAACTCGGTTGCTATAACATCATAGGGTGATAACGATTAATCGGAATGTATAATATCGGCAGTGGACAACGTTCCAATCTTGTAAAAGTCAAGTGCCTCAAACTGGTCCATGATTGGTGTAATGTTGTCTTGATCATTTCTTTTAACTTATACGCAACAAACACTGTAGGCCtgcattttaaatattaaaacagaaatacCATATCAGAATCATAGTAGTCTTTGGCCTAGTAGTACAAAGGTTACCAAATAACGGAAGGGTGATAGTTGCATAAATGGTATGAGTATATATTTGTTTGTTATTtaaaaaatatgtgtaaatatatatcaaaAATTCAGTATATTAGAAAATTGGTTATTTGCTGATATAAACTTACACAACAATTCCATCACTGTTTAAATCATCTGCTTCAAGATCAAAATTCATTTTTCCCTTAAGAACCTGTAGAAAATCTTACTGGGAAAAAAAGTATGATTGGTTAATACTTGATGCAGTTCATCTACTTCAAAGTCCTTGTGAATTGCTTAATACCTAACCTACTTCAATAAcccctttgctacagtggtatatatctttatttatataTTTCCAATGAATAAAAGATTTCAACATTAGTTTAATGACTATTTTAAtctatataacaataacaataattacctGTAGTGCAAAATCTGCACCAGCAGATATAGCTAGGCTGGCGTCTTTGATCAATGTATTCCAATCTTCCTGCTTCTTTGCCTCGTTGGTGCGATTAAAGTGTCCCTGAAGTTTTCGAGCTTTCGAAATTAGACCAGACCAAACCTATTTTATAATGACGCATTGCTTGGTCCGCATCTTTTAATCTGATATCTCCAAATTATTTAGTTGGTTTACATATACTGCTAAAACATGAAAATATGTAGTGTTTTAGTGGGAATATGTaaaaataagaagaagaaaaagaagtgaTCAATAGTGTATAACCTGTGATATATTTCGGGTGGTTGATAGTAGGGTTTAATTCTTAATACTGCCCTGGCTTTGAAGACTACCTTTGAAAGCCTCCCTAGGTTTGTTAAGGTTGCACTTGTTGCTTCGATATGATGTTTTTCAGGATCAACTGAAATAAAAGCATCATATCTAAAAGGCTGAATTTAATTTATAGAACATATAATCATAATGATGGATAACTAACATAACTAACCATGGTAATGTCTAGAAGAAGTTTTGACATGTACGCTAAACTTCTTGACAAACCTACCAAACAACGGAATACTAATTTAGATGTGATAAATAGGATCAACCAATAACACAAACGCAGGCACAAAAGCGAAAGGTGATTATATTGGCATTTAAGGTAGAGAGCATTAGAGATGCAAACTAATACATAGTCGAATTAGTGGTTTCAAAGTTGAGGCTGATTCTTAAGCCAAAAGCCCAAATACATACATTGAgaaaacttatattatgattatgatatgtaGATTATAATAAATCCATAAATTAATCTATATATCAATTCAAAAGGGGCTAAACAGTGTTCATATCGTAAGTATCTGCATCACTAATTACTCACTTTTATGAGTCTTCCTCACCATATACTACCTTGAGTACCATCAAACAACCTATAACCATGCTTATAAAAACACTAAGATATGCTTAAATCTAAGTTAATACAAATAAAACAAAGAAACTACTTactaaaacaaaaacaaaacaaaaaaggaTCACAATAACAACAACTTACCGGAATAGGAGCAAATattgaaaccctaattttataaaaGCTACGATTACCTGGAAGTTGAAAATTGAAACTCACATATACGATGGCGATGAAGATGACGGTGCTTCTGACAGAGTGGCTTGCAGGCGAAAAAGACTACGGAGCTTCCGCCGGGACGGCGACGATAAAGATGAAGATGAGGAAGGTTGTGATGATGTGGATTACAGGCATATAAAACGACGAAACTTGCTCTTAATAGCAGACTCCGCATATTCACCACCGCTATCCTCCGGTGACGCAACACCATTCACCGATGTATATGAAATTGGTACCTTCGGGTTCAGAAAATTGTTGCAGATTTAATGGTGTTGATGGCGTCGCCTAATACGGCGTACTGACGACGTAATCGTCGTTCAAAATAGACTGAAGTGTGTGAGGTTTGGAGAGAGTGATAGAAGCTTCTGGAGGAAGAGGCGTCAGTTTCATAGAAGGAGGTTATTAAATATCTGGTAATGTAGAAGACGAAAATAATTAAATATCTGGTAATCTGCAGTACTATTTGCGATAATAGTGTTTTGGGGGTGGAGGATCAATGGGTGATTGACACTATTtaccacaatttatatatatatatatataaatgtcttGCTTGAGTGGCTACCGAGttgtccaatgaagcacaccacccgggttcaattcctggctgtgccaaattgttcaaaaagagatgtgactagagggtgcgcataatgcacaattcacccggtaccaggtctcgcgctcgggaggcttgattacccgaggttttaccttgtatgggggagccaatgtgctcgttcatatgagggtttcctcgcttaccaaaaaaaaaatgCCATTAGGTTAAAGTTTGTTTCGCTTTTCTAAAATTACCAAATACATTGTCGTTTGACTAAGTCAAACGACCAAATCTTTGTGTTCATTTACTATATATAGAAATCGTTTGAATAAGTCAAACGATTAAATCTTTGTCTTCATTTagcatatatagaaatatattattAATTCGTTAATAGTGATCCTTTTTTTGGATGGAATTATTTTTGGTATTCCTTTTAAGAACAGTGAGAAGGGATCTTGCCCGATATGAAGAACTCGATCAAGCACACATAAACAAGGAACCATCTCGATGGAAACTTGTTGTAGGTGACGTGTTTCGGTAACCAAATAACTCAAAACCTCCATGTGCATTGAAAGGAAATGGAGTTCAAATCACAAGAATGGTCTTGTGTTTGATTTTTTTCCAAAATGTTCGAACAATCGAAGGTTATCCACAAACACAATGGACATCCATTTGATCGTCAATTGTATTGTTTATGCTTTTGAACCGTGTTTACAATCCTAGGGTTTTGGATGGAAATGTCGACTGAAAGTAGAAGATGAAGACTGATTATAAAAGGTTTAAGATAATCACGTGACACTCGCATGTGTAGAACTTAACGGACGTTAGTGGCCGTTAGGTTAAGGGAAGAATTTGGGACTTAAACGTAAATTTGGTGACTAATCATGCAATGAAATGTAACACATGATTTTGTGACAAATATACATGCAACGTTATGCTCACTATCGCCAGACGTACGTCCACATGTTCATACGATTTACCCCTGTGCAACTAAAAGAAGCAAATGATATGGTGATtagtgttaggaagaggggatcgcctagacgttgggagatataaatttgagagaaaaacaactctattactcacaagaatagatttacagagtattacaaaactcttacaaaaaaaactctcaaactcacacacactatctaggttgtgattacacttctctgagtgatttttgggatgatttacaattgaggtttgcacctctatttatagtaaaaattctatggcggtggaatggtgtgaacggagatggtgggcagccgtcatcgtgttcatctttgcttcttctacatggtgttcaaagaaggctactttgaacatctagaaggtgagcttctagattgtaggctggaaactttcaattctcccctccagccgaatccacgaacattccagttatgtctctgcataactccaacttctctcgagtcaccacctttgttaacatatccgcaggattctcctttgtatggatcttcactagtctcaacagttgtcgatcaattacctcgcgtatccaatgatagcgaatatcaatatattttgtacgagaatggtacatggagttcttgctcaaatctatagcactttgactgtcacaatataccttgtactccttttgcttgattccaaattcttgaagataacgctttaaccacaacatttcttttccagcttctgcggcagcaatatactctgcttcagttgtggataatgcaacacacctctgtagtcttgactgccatgaaacagctccccctgcaaaagtgtaaatgaatcctgaagtagatttcctactatcaggatctccggccatatcagcatctgtatagccttccaatatTGGATCAGCtaccccgtaacaaagacatagattctttgtacctttaagatatctgagaatccattttaccgcctcccaatgctctttcccggggttcgagagaaaacgactcaccgttcccactgtatgagcaatatcgggccttgtacacaccatcgcatacatcaaacttccaactgctgaagaatatggtactgacgacatctccccgatctcttccttggatgagggacaagaactcttgcttaacttgaaatggttggctaatggaatgctaacaggtttggcattgttcatattgaa
The window above is part of the Rutidosis leptorrhynchoides isolate AG116_Rl617_1_P2 chromosome 1, CSIRO_AGI_Rlap_v1, whole genome shotgun sequence genome. Proteins encoded here:
- the LOC139861516 gene encoding uncharacterized protein, which translates into the protein MVLRHRRIAVVNMRSLLLRASFVVLYACNPHHHNLPHLHLYRRRPGGSSVVFFACKPLCQKHRHLHRHRIFDPEKHHIEATSATLTNLGRLSKGHFNRTNEAKKQEDWNTLIKDASLAISAGADFALQAYSVCCV